The following DNA comes from Planctomycetia bacterium.
CGAAGCTTATCTTCATCTGCAGCATACAACTCACTTCCTGGGTAGAATTAACATCATGCCTTATACGGAAAAGGCCATTGACCGATGGAATGATTTGCGGAAAGCCAAACTCAACGTCGGCTCCATGGATTTGAAAATTGCAGCAATTGCATTGGAACATCAAGCCGTGGTTGTTACCCGAAATCTCAGAGACTTCAAACGAGTGACTGGTCTTGAATTAGAAGATTGGTCAGTTTGAAAGGCAGGACTGAATCTTATCCACCATAGCTTTTGCATGGTCTGCACTCATATCAACTGGATCTCCAAAAACCGTGACACAAATCACTTGGACTGCCCCGTTGTCATTCCAGACATCAGCGCGCTGATAAGCTTCGATTGCTTTGGAATTCAGTTGCGTAAGGATTGATTGAAGAAATGCCCTAGTCACTCCAAGTCTTGTTCGGAACTCTGAGTCATCAATATGGACACCATTGCAAACTTCGTTCAAGGCATTGGAGATGCCCTTGAGTTCATCTCTGCCAAGGGAAAGCAGTAGACAATCACTTGTTTGAAGAACTTTATTCATAGATTTTTTCTGGTTGTGGTGACCAACTCCCCCTTCTCCACACTCGGCGCAAACCCATGCCGCATCGTATTCTCGGTAATGCAACGCGGATTGACAAACTGCAGCAAGTAATCAGGCCCGCCGGCTTTGGAGCCGATGCCGCTCATCTTGAAGCCGCCAAAGGGTTGGCGATCAACGATGGCGCCAGTGATCTTGCGATTGATGTAAAGGTTGCCAACACGGAATTCGCGACGAATGCGGGCGATGTTGGCTGGGCTGCGTGAGAAGAGACCGCCGGTCAGTGCGTACTCGGTACCGTTGGCGATCTTGAGCGCCTCGTCTATGTCTTTGGCCTTGATGATGGCAAGGACAGGTCCGAAGATTTCTTCTTGTGCAATCTTGGCGTTTGCAGGCACATCGGCAAAGATATGTGGCCCGACAAAGTAACCCTGTTCAGCCAGGTTGCCAATGTCGGTGGCATGCACCAGTCGGGCTTCTTGTTTGCCTATTTCAATGTACTTCAGAATCCGCTGTCGGCTTTCGTCATCGATCACCGGGCCAACGAAACTGCCTGGCTCTTCCGCAGGCATCACCCGAATCGCCTTGGCTGCTTCCACCAGGCGATTGAGGAAAGTGTCATAGACCGACTGCAGCACAATCACGCGTGACGCAGCAGAGCACTTCTGCCCCTGGAATCCGAAGGCTGCAGCCAGCGTGCCTGCCACTGCCTGATCGAGATCAGCATCATCATCAACAATGATGGCATTCTTGCCACCCATTTCCGTAATCACCTTCTTCACAAAAGGCTGGCCTGGAGGTGTCTCAGCAGCCTGGCGATTGATCATTAACCCGACGGCTCGTGAACCGGTAAAGACAATCAGTGCCACTTCAGGATGACTGACTAGCACAGGCCCAATCTCTTCACCAACACCGGGTAGATAGTGCAATACATCTTTAGGTACACCAGCTTCATGCAGAATGTTAACCATGTGTGCTGCGATGACTGACGTTTGTTCCGCAGGCTTGTAGATCACCGGGTTGCCAGTGACCAGTGCTGCCACGGTCATGCCACATGGAATGGCCAGCGGGAAATTCCACGGGCCAATAACCGTGGTAACTCCACGTGGCTCGTAGAAATATTCATTCTCTTCGCCCATCAGATCGCGACGTTGTGGCTTGGCCAGCTTGCGCATCTCGGCTGCATAATAGCGGCAGAAATCAATCGCTTCACACAGTTCACCATCAGCCTCCCGCCATTGCTTTCCTGCTTCCAGAATAAACCAGGCACAGAGTTCGAAGCGACGTTCGTGCATCAGGTCTGCCGCTCGATCCATGATGGCACAACGTTCTTCAACAGAAGTATCACGCCAGGCGGCAAAGGCTTTACTGGCAGCAGCCACCGCTTGCTTCGCTTGTTCTGGCGATGCCTTGGCAACCTTGCCAACAACTTGAGAGGTGTTCCCCGGATTCAGGGAAGCAATAGTCTCTTTGGTTTCAATCGCTTTGCCTGCAATGAGTAGAGGGTAAGTCTTTCCCAGTTGCGTTTTCACGCGGGCGAGTGCTTCCCGTTGCTTTGCTCGGCCTGCTTCCTGGCTGAAATCTATCGGGGCTTCGTTTTTGAACATGGGGTCAACATTCTTGGGGGATGAGTTAGTCGAAGGAGTCACATGATGATTTTGCAATGATGCACCATAGTCTGCAGGATTCTGAAGAAGTTCCGATTCGGAAACATGCTCGATGAAGCTGGCCCGCAGGAAGGACTGGTTCGCGGTGTTCTCCAGAAGTCGGCGAACAAGGTAAGCCATACCCGGCAATAGTTGGCCGTAAGGTGTATACACCCGAACCCGGTGCCCCATTTCCACCAGAGCATCCTTGATCTGATCTGCCATGCCATACAGCAATTGAAACTCAATGCACTGCTTGGGCAGACCGAGCGTGTCAGCTACCGCCAGTGCGTGCGAAATGCTGCGGATGTTATGGCTGCCAAAAGCAGGGCGAAGAAGTTGATAGTTTTCGAGCAGAAACCGTGTCTGCTTCTCGTAATTGACATCGCTTTCCCACTTGTTCATGAAGACCGGCGGTTCCCAGTCATTCTGATCTGCGATGGCTGTTTCGTAATCCCAATAAGCGCCTTTCACCAGTCGCACCCAGAACGGTGTGCCTCGCCGCTGGGAAAAATCACGCAGTCGAGCCAGGTCTTCCGTGCATGATTTCAGATATGCCTGTATTGCAATTCCAACATGAGGCCAGTTGCGGAATTCCGGTTCATTGAACACTTCTTCGAAGATGCGTAGCGTGGTTTCCTTATAGGAAAACTGCTCCATATCAATGTTAACGAATGCACCACGATCACGAATCATTCGCAGGATAGGCAGCAGCCTGACTTTCACTGCCGCTGCAGATGCATCCGGATCAATCGGATCAAACTGGCTGTACAGACTCGAAATCTTGATGGAGATATTGACCTTGGGCATTGGCCCCAGGTGATCGCAATCCATTTGTGGATCGGTTCGCCATTGTGCAGCGTTGGTTAACCCTTCCACCAGTTCCAGGTATTGATGCTGGTAATGATCCGCCTCAGCTTCGGTCAGCACCGCTTCACCAAGCAAATCAATCGTGA
Coding sequences within:
- a CDS encoding type II toxin-antitoxin system VapC family toxin, which produces MLYLLDTDTLTLLADGHPRVKHHVKQHSPTDLCISVISVEEQLTGWYSEIRRAKTKSDVAEAYLHLQHTTHFLGRINIMPYTEKAIDRWNDLRKAKLNVGSMDLKIAAIALEHQAVVVTRNLRDFKRVTGLELEDWSV
- the pruA gene encoding L-glutamate gamma-semialdehyde dehydrogenase, with amino-acid sequence MPLLQAGVARYTKQAQEHVTEERLTRRIGQDLFARLEGGKPTVFSPKWFDDQLMAWSMEDELVKVQLFRFIDVLPALLGSNANIVQHVKEYFGLAKHRLPMVARWGLNVLPKRGPIAGLVASTAKTNAIRLAKRFIAGSNVPEALVAIEALRKKDCAFTIDLLGEAVLTEAEADHYQHQYLELVEGLTNAAQWRTDPQMDCDHLGPMPKVNISIKISSLYSQFDPIDPDASAAAVKVRLLPILRMIRDRGAFVNIDMEQFSYKETTLRIFEEVFNEPEFRNWPHVGIAIQAYLKSCTEDLARLRDFSQRRGTPFWVRLVKGAYWDYETAIADQNDWEPPVFMNKWESDVNYEKQTRFLLENYQLLRPAFGSHNIRSISHALAVADTLGLPKQCIEFQLLYGMADQIKDALVEMGHRVRVYTPYGQLLPGMAYLVRRLLENTANQSFLRASFIEHVSESELLQNPADYGASLQNHHVTPSTNSSPKNVDPMFKNEAPIDFSQEAGRAKQREALARVKTQLGKTYPLLIAGKAIETKETIASLNPGNTSQVVGKVAKASPEQAKQAVAAASKAFAAWRDTSVEERCAIMDRAADLMHERRFELCAWFILEAGKQWREADGELCEAIDFCRYYAAEMRKLAKPQRRDLMGEENEYFYEPRGVTTVIGPWNFPLAIPCGMTVAALVTGNPVIYKPAEQTSVIAAHMVNILHEAGVPKDVLHYLPGVGEEIGPVLVSHPEVALIVFTGSRAVGLMINRQAAETPPGQPFVKKVITEMGGKNAIIVDDDADLDQAVAGTLAAAFGFQGQKCSAASRVIVLQSVYDTFLNRLVEAAKAIRVMPAEEPGSFVGPVIDDESRQRILKYIEIGKQEARLVHATDIGNLAEQGYFVGPHIFADVPANAKIAQEEIFGPVLAIIKAKDIDEALKIANGTEYALTGGLFSRSPANIARIRREFRVGNLYINRKITGAIVDRQPFGGFKMSGIGSKAGGPDYLLQFVNPRCITENTMRHGFAPSVEKGELVTTTRKNL